The Aeoliella mucimassa genome includes the window CATACGATGCGATGCGTGCGGGCGCGGTGGATTTTGAGCAGCCTCAGCAGTGCCATCGCTGCTACTGCAGCGACGCTCGTGACCAACGTGGTTCGTAGCAAGGCAATCGCGATCGATTCCAGCGAGTCATTCATGGTCTGCCTCCCTGAGGTTTCGAACCTTTGGTGCGACGCTCGGCCTCTGCAACCAGGGACTTGAGCTCGGCGATTTCATCGGCCGTCACGCCCTGGCGATTGATCAGATGAGCCACCAGCGGAACGACTCGCCCATCGCTGACGCGCTCGACGAGGGTGTCGAGATCACGCTGGCGGACCTCTTCAGGCGTCACCGCGGCCGAGTACTGAGCCGGGCGGGTCTTCGATTTCGCAACCAGCCCTTTTTCTACCAACCGATTCAGCCGAGTCTGCACGGTGGTATAGCCAATCGGCTGCCCAAGTGCTGTCTGTGCTTGCTGAATGGTCACCGCCGACTCGCGCCATAGCATTTCGAGAATCTCGATTTCACCTTCCGGCAGTCGAGGCATCTTCGCCCGCTTCTTGCCCATGGCATCGTCCTTTCTGTTGATCGACGGCGTTAGTTTTACGACATGTGTAGTAAATGGCAAGGGCAGTTTTTCATTACTGCCGGATTATGTCGACGCCCTTTCTTTTCCTTGAGGCAAACAGCCACTCCGTGAACGTCTTGCTCTATACTGCGGACTAGCTTGTTGAGTGAGGAATCACTCGTAGGCGGATGCAATCGATTCAAGCTGTGCGAAAGGGCAACGATGCGATTTCTATTACTCTGTTGGATGATGCTCTTTGTTGGTGCTGCGATGACGCAGTCGACATCGTGGGCCGAGACTCCGGTTGCTGTATCGCAGAAGCCCAATATCTTGTTCATCCTGGTCGACGACTTGGGCAAGGAGTGGATCCATTGCTATGGCGGCGAAGGCATCGACACCAAGCATATCGACCGCCTAGCCGACGAAGGCATGAAGTTCAACAACGCCTGGTGCATGCCGCAGTGCACGCCGACCCGGGTGACGCTGCTAACCGGGCAGTATCCCTTTCGACATGGCTGGACGAATCACTGGGACGTGCCGCGGTGGGGGGCCGGGTGCCATTTCGACGCCCCGCAGCATACGACCTTCGCCAAGGTGCTGCGCGAAGCAGGTTACACCACCTGCGCGGCGGGTAAATGGCAGATCGACGACTTTCGCGTGGAGCCCAACGCCATGGACGAAGCGGGATTCGACGATTGGTGCATGTGGACCGGTTACGAAACCGGCAATCCGCCGAGCGGGAATCGGTACTGGGACCCCTACATCAATACTCGCGGGCAGGGTTCGCGCACCCATCAAGGTCAGTTCGGCCCCGACATTTACTGCGACTACCTGATCAAGTTCATTCGCGAGCACAAGTCGCAGCCGATGCTGCTGTACTATCCCATGGCATTAACCCACAGCCCGCTCACCACCACGCCCGACACGAAAGACGAAACCGGCAAACGCCAGCAGTTTGTCGGCATGGTGCAATACACCGACGAACTGGTCGGTAGACTTATGGCAACGTTGGAAGAAGAGGGTATCCGCGAAAACACCATCGTGTTCTTCACCACCGACAACGGCACCGGGCGTGCGTCGTGGACACGCAACCAACGGTTAGGGCGGATGGTCCGTGGTGGCAAAGCACGCAAGGACGAACAAACCGGCGTTGCCCAGCCGCTGATCGTCAGTTGCCCAGGACGCATTGCACAAGGAGCGACTACCGACGCACTGGTCGACTTTACCGATATGCTGCCAACCTTCGCCGAGCTAGCAGGTGGCACTCTGCCGGCGGAGCGGAAGGTCGACGGCGCAAGCTTTGCCGGTCTGCTGCTGGGCG containing:
- a CDS encoding BlaI/MecI/CopY family transcriptional regulator, translating into MGKKRAKMPRLPEGEIEILEMLWRESAVTIQQAQTALGQPIGYTTVQTRLNRLVEKGLVAKSKTRPAQYSAAVTPEEVRQRDLDTLVERVSDGRVVPLVAHLINRQGVTADEIAELKSLVAEAERRTKGSKPQGGRP
- a CDS encoding sulfatase-like hydrolase/transferase, with the translated sequence MRFLLLCWMMLFVGAAMTQSTSWAETPVAVSQKPNILFILVDDLGKEWIHCYGGEGIDTKHIDRLADEGMKFNNAWCMPQCTPTRVTLLTGQYPFRHGWTNHWDVPRWGAGCHFDAPQHTTFAKVLREAGYTTCAAGKWQIDDFRVEPNAMDEAGFDDWCMWTGYETGNPPSGNRYWDPYINTRGQGSRTHQGQFGPDIYCDYLIKFIREHKSQPMLLYYPMALTHSPLTTTPDTKDETGKRQQFVGMVQYTDELVGRLMATLEEEGIRENTIVFFTTDNGTGRASWTRNQRLGRMVRGGKARKDEQTGVAQPLIVSCPGRIAQGATTDALVDFTDMLPTFAELAGGTLPAERKVDGASFAGLLLGDEDYQPREWILSMGGGPAVLRQGRVHPELSYDERVVRNDRYKLWVDANHQPEQLYDLQQDPWEEANLIDSSAPPVLAAKRALMQVVESLPEQDASPKYQKNPPQPWDKK